From Variovorax sp. J2L1-78, the proteins below share one genomic window:
- a CDS encoding transporter, translated as MKSKSRHFFFGSSATAIALAAGLFLSPLTASAIDVEGGDYTALPDGANAFVVYGQYARRNVSYVNGDKSAASPRLDSEVGIARYLHVMRINDRWTVDPQVLLPFGHLKPSRDLSALDSTSGVGDLILATAFKYKIDPAAGEVFGVTPYLYLPTGSYDSNKALNLGENRWKFALQAAYTRPLAKQWRMDAIGDVTFYGKNTECAAACGSVSDTTLRQRPLYSGQLYLRYEPTASWSAAIGVTHAWGAESRVDGTSLDDRTGTTAIKLTASTFISSNLQLMATVARDVRVRNGLREDARLNLRAFYLF; from the coding sequence TTGAAATCAAAATCCCGCCATTTCTTTTTCGGCTCCTCCGCCACCGCTATTGCATTGGCGGCGGGCCTTTTCCTCAGTCCCCTCACGGCCTCGGCCATCGATGTCGAGGGCGGCGACTACACTGCCCTGCCCGACGGCGCGAACGCCTTCGTCGTCTATGGCCAATACGCCCGGCGCAATGTCTCGTACGTGAATGGCGACAAGTCGGCAGCATCCCCGCGCCTGGACAGTGAAGTGGGCATCGCCCGCTATCTGCACGTGATGCGCATCAACGATCGCTGGACGGTCGACCCGCAGGTTCTCCTGCCTTTCGGGCATTTGAAGCCCTCCCGCGATTTGAGCGCACTCGACAGCACATCGGGCGTCGGCGACCTGATTTTGGCGACCGCGTTCAAATACAAGATCGATCCTGCCGCCGGTGAAGTATTCGGCGTGACGCCCTATCTTTATTTGCCGACGGGCTCGTACGATTCGAACAAGGCATTGAATCTCGGCGAGAACCGCTGGAAATTCGCGCTGCAGGCCGCCTATACGCGCCCGCTGGCAAAACAGTGGCGAATGGACGCCATTGGCGACGTGACGTTCTATGGGAAGAACACCGAATGCGCAGCTGCCTGCGGTTCTGTGTCCGATACCACGCTCAGGCAGCGCCCCTTGTATTCTGGCCAACTCTATTTGCGTTACGAGCCCACGGCGTCGTGGTCGGCCGCCATCGGCGTGACGCATGCGTGGGGCGCGGAAAGCCGCGTCGATGGCACATCGCTCGACGACCGCACCGGCACGACGGCCATCAAGCTCACCGCCAGCACCTTCATCTCTTCCAATCTGCAGCTGATGGCCACGGTGGCGCGCGATGTGCGCGTGCGCAATGGTCTGCGCGAGGACGCACGACTCAATCTGCGCGCGTTCTATCTGTTCTAA
- a CDS encoding helix-turn-helix domain-containing protein, giving the protein MTDPNATSRLCVHARDPQEQASSFGLLHQSYEQLSTGAFSGTLLAISANDITVFRETLDQSVFQTGVSDTEHITIAAACELSERAYWNGRHIDKDSVVAFTPGREFELRTPTHSVCVGISLEPSLLQSLSPERPPDYWQKLFTNHDCWSETGRLKFDLQARITQLLQQTGATGAPGDCAADLLDLRELAIDYLCSVVERGQAGGQKLRIDSYPRIARRARAAMLDRLGEPLSVTDLCNELGCSRRSLQYAFESIYDLGPVAYLRTLRLAAARRQLTSEKPGITVQEVAAAVGFNHLPRFAQEYARMFGERPSESLAAHRAHRFS; this is encoded by the coding sequence ATGACGGATCCGAACGCGACCTCGCGGTTGTGCGTGCACGCGCGCGACCCGCAAGAACAAGCCTCCAGCTTCGGACTGCTGCACCAGTCCTACGAGCAGTTGTCCACGGGCGCCTTCTCGGGCACGCTTTTGGCGATCAGCGCGAACGACATTACCGTCTTCCGGGAGACACTCGACCAGAGCGTGTTCCAGACGGGTGTGTCCGATACCGAGCACATCACCATCGCCGCCGCCTGCGAGTTGTCCGAGCGGGCCTACTGGAACGGGCGGCACATCGACAAGGATTCGGTCGTGGCATTCACGCCGGGCCGGGAGTTCGAACTGCGTACCCCGACGCATTCGGTCTGCGTCGGCATTTCGCTGGAGCCGTCGCTGCTGCAGTCGCTGTCGCCGGAGCGCCCGCCCGACTACTGGCAAAAGCTCTTCACGAACCACGACTGCTGGTCGGAAACTGGGCGCCTGAAGTTCGACCTGCAGGCGCGCATCACGCAATTGCTGCAGCAGACAGGTGCAACAGGCGCCCCGGGCGATTGCGCAGCCGATCTGCTCGACCTGCGTGAACTCGCCATCGACTATCTGTGCAGCGTGGTCGAGCGCGGCCAGGCGGGCGGGCAGAAGCTGCGTATCGACAGCTATCCACGCATCGCCAGACGCGCCCGAGCCGCGATGCTCGACCGACTGGGTGAGCCTCTGTCGGTCACCGACCTGTGCAACGAGCTGGGCTGCTCCCGGCGATCACTGCAGTACGCATTCGAGAGCATCTACGACTTGGGACCGGTCGCCTACCTGCGCACGCTGCGGCTGGCGGCGGCTCGCCGGCAGCTCACGTCCGAAAAGCCCGGCATCACGGTGCAGGAGGTAGCGGCGGCCGTTGGCTTTAACCATCTGCCGCGTTTCGCCCAGGAATACGCCCGGATGTTCGGCGAGCGCCCTTCCGAATCGCTCGCGGCGCACCGGGCCCACCGCTTCAGTTAG
- a CDS encoding IS3 family transposase: MGLSERRALKLVGMSPSTMRYRPCSDGNAGLRERLKKLAGQHCLHGYRMLHSRLRIDGWMINVKRTYRVYREEGLMVRKRRRKKLRVPERQPLVRPMQPNEVRSMDFVFDELASGRRVKTLTSFFHQFFQQREQGTVVRPPRRKIE; the protein is encoded by the coding sequence TTGGGCCTGAGCGAGCGCCGGGCACTGAAGCTGGTGGGCATGAGTCCCAGCACCATGCGCTATCGCCCTTGCAGCGACGGCAACGCCGGCCTGCGAGAGCGCCTGAAGAAGCTTGCGGGCCAGCATTGCCTCCACGGCTACCGAATGCTGCACAGTCGGCTGAGGATCGACGGCTGGATGATCAACGTCAAGCGCACGTACCGGGTCTACCGTGAGGAAGGCCTGATGGTGCGCAAGCGACGGCGCAAGAAGCTGAGGGTGCCCGAGCGTCAGCCGCTCGTGCGCCCGATGCAACCCAACGAGGTGCGGAGCATGGACTTCGTGTTCGATGAACTGGCCAGCGGCCGGCGCGTGAAGACGCTCACGTCCTTCTTCCACCAGTTTTTTCAGCAACGTGAACAAGGCACCGTTGTCCGCCCTCCACGGCGGAAGATCGAGTGA
- a CDS encoding glycosyltransferase family 87 protein → MNTPSIGQRARGGTLRRWTVGLFLAWETPHAWFLMIATCLVVDGLVGWATGAFSDSALAYAFGFFSMTVGMDSWGPMLRALAHLHGPSPGDVYGTLFFTEHIKFQYPLTSLPGLELLAANPCRCVSPVRVMWLLSKLSVIGTGVVAVLLLYGASPGRAAGGLGYAPAARPPRRVLVLAGVASLAFYPLTRGDHLGQIQTLMTFVAALALLAQQRGRPMAAGLLIGICCTIKPQWAFAILWAVMTRQWCFAGAAAAVVSLFCAGAMARYGWQNFFGYLPVLKQVALHGESFYANQSINGLLHRLLSNGNNLEWLGHAFAPFHPAVYLATVLSSVALLGAVFFTAGTAVARVEPLALVVATLTLASPIVWEHHYGVMLPILALVFPTWLASRGRRWGALALLGTAYFLIATNLSPLANATATGPMNFLQSYQFFGGIVLLTVLHRTCWLQQGATRIPIASLRRADGG, encoded by the coding sequence ATGAACACGCCCAGCATTGGTCAGCGCGCGCGAGGCGGAACCCTGCGGCGCTGGACCGTCGGTCTCTTCCTGGCGTGGGAGACGCCGCATGCGTGGTTCCTCATGATCGCGACCTGCCTGGTCGTGGACGGGCTGGTCGGATGGGCGACCGGCGCGTTCTCGGACAGCGCGCTGGCCTATGCGTTCGGCTTCTTCTCCATGACTGTTGGCATGGACTCGTGGGGGCCGATGTTGCGCGCACTCGCCCACCTGCACGGCCCCTCCCCTGGCGACGTCTACGGCACGTTGTTCTTCACGGAACACATCAAGTTCCAGTACCCGTTGACATCACTACCGGGCCTGGAATTGCTGGCCGCGAATCCGTGCCGCTGCGTGAGCCCGGTGCGGGTGATGTGGTTGCTCTCGAAGCTGTCGGTGATCGGGACCGGCGTCGTGGCCGTGCTGCTTTTGTATGGCGCTTCGCCGGGCCGGGCGGCCGGCGGCCTAGGGTACGCGCCAGCCGCACGCCCTCCCCGTCGCGTGCTTGTGCTGGCCGGGGTCGCATCGCTCGCCTTCTACCCGCTGACCCGCGGTGACCACCTGGGACAGATTCAGACGCTGATGACCTTCGTCGCGGCGCTGGCCCTGTTGGCACAGCAGCGCGGACGGCCCATGGCGGCGGGTCTGCTCATCGGCATCTGCTGCACCATCAAACCTCAGTGGGCCTTCGCCATCCTGTGGGCGGTGATGACGCGCCAATGGTGCTTCGCCGGCGCAGCGGCCGCCGTGGTCTCGCTCTTTTGCGCCGGAGCCATGGCGCGCTACGGCTGGCAGAACTTCTTCGGGTACCTGCCCGTGCTGAAGCAGGTCGCCCTTCACGGCGAAAGCTTCTACGCAAATCAATCCATCAACGGCTTGCTGCACCGGCTGCTGTCGAACGGAAACAACCTGGAATGGCTCGGCCACGCCTTCGCACCCTTCCATCCGGCCGTCTACCTCGCCACGGTCCTCAGTTCGGTGGCCTTGCTGGGCGCAGTCTTCTTCACGGCCGGTACGGCGGTCGCTCGCGTCGAGCCCCTGGCGCTGGTGGTGGCGACGCTGACCCTCGCATCTCCCATCGTCTGGGAACATCACTACGGCGTAATGCTGCCGATCCTCGCGCTGGTGTTTCCGACGTGGCTGGCCTCGCGCGGGCGGCGCTGGGGGGCGCTCGCGCTGCTGGGAACTGCCTATTTTTTGATCGCCACGAACCTGTCGCCGCTCGCCAACGCCACGGCCACGGGGCCGATGAACTTCCTCCAGTCCTATCAATTCTTTGGCGGAATCGTCTTGCTGACGGTGTTGCATCGCACGTGCTGGCTGCAGCAGGGAGCGACCCGGATTCCCATTGCCTCGCTTCGCCGCGCGGACGGCGGCTGA
- a CDS encoding DUF6502 family protein, translating to MNQLALALSACARVLRPVIKLAMAMGLKQPHLQELLNDLLLDEAQKSWEAKGVRPNISQLSITTGINRKAVTTRVRTPRDPLAPTELSSAAKTLTVWLEMATDNETLRTLPIVAEGKIPSFESMAWIGSRGNVHHRTILAELIRLGMVAENGDRVKLKADGFIPANDLGGMLAFFADNGRDHLNASVSNILGERPPLLERSIFAHGLPIEACEEIHQLVRARWTTLHHELAHEMRTAVDAGGENATARMRVGIYTYLEDAWTPGDTSSDEVPSDNSQR from the coding sequence GTGAACCAGCTCGCTCTTGCACTGTCCGCCTGTGCACGCGTGCTGCGGCCAGTGATCAAGCTGGCGATGGCCATGGGACTGAAACAGCCGCACCTGCAGGAACTGCTGAACGACCTGCTGCTGGACGAGGCACAGAAATCTTGGGAAGCCAAGGGCGTTCGACCTAACATCAGCCAGCTGTCGATCACGACCGGCATCAACCGCAAGGCCGTCACCACCCGGGTGCGCACGCCACGTGATCCCCTTGCGCCCACCGAGCTCTCTTCGGCCGCCAAGACCCTCACGGTCTGGCTGGAGATGGCGACTGACAACGAGACCCTGCGCACTCTGCCCATCGTGGCCGAGGGAAAGATTCCGTCCTTCGAGTCGATGGCCTGGATTGGCAGCCGCGGCAATGTCCACCATCGCACGATCCTGGCCGAGCTCATTCGTCTGGGGATGGTGGCGGAGAACGGGGATCGCGTCAAACTGAAGGCCGATGGCTTCATTCCAGCCAACGACCTCGGCGGTATGTTGGCCTTCTTCGCCGACAACGGGCGCGACCACCTGAACGCATCGGTGTCGAACATCCTTGGGGAACGCCCACCGTTGCTGGAGCGTTCCATCTTCGCGCACGGCTTGCCGATCGAAGCTTGCGAAGAAATTCACCAACTCGTACGCGCCCGCTGGACCACCTTGCACCATGAACTCGCGCATGAAATGAGAACCGCTGTCGATGCCGGTGGCGAGAACGCAACAGCTCGTATGCGAGTGGGCATTTATACGTACTTAGAGGACGCATGGACACCGGGTGATACGTCTTCCGACGAGGTGCCCTCCGACAATTCGCAGCGATGA
- a CDS encoding DUF5666 domain-containing protein: protein MNKILLRGLAALSTALVLSCGGGDGGGSGEGTSAGTQRISSIKDASAPEWGFAGQTGSGSEGGAGSDASGGVGGSSGSGGEASASAGGVGSGGTGASASAGDTGGVGSGGTGASASAGDSGDSGVGGVGGVASIIVNGVRYSTTGAVLKLRDAPALQLGMTVKVNGATNADFTAGNATEVESAADARGVVTAVDVATGNLTVLGTTINTDATTVWGNLTGLGDVAPGMTLQVWGLPAGPGLLRATRVEYQPVNAPIVTGTVQNLDLGNGRFQLGSLVILFRPNDLPAGLTAGVNVRVRANAQPAASALEAASVELWYPVSLRDGTRRQLGGVVTDFSGPGSFRVLGTPVDASSAQVSGGPLAAIGNGVELDVAGTVANGVLVATKIRIKKTPGGASTASFTAMGTISAFKSAADFKVKGQRVDASGAGVRFVSGSAASLDDGAKVTITGDRIVSDVLIATQVAFD, encoded by the coding sequence ATGAACAAGATTCTCCTGCGTGGTCTGGCCGCCCTGTCGACTGCCCTCGTTCTTTCCTGTGGCGGCGGCGACGGCGGTGGCTCTGGTGAAGGCACGTCGGCCGGTACTCAGCGCATCTCGAGCATCAAGGATGCAAGCGCGCCCGAGTGGGGCTTTGCCGGCCAGACGGGCTCGGGCAGCGAAGGCGGCGCGGGCTCTGATGCGAGCGGGGGCGTCGGTGGATCGAGCGGCAGCGGCGGCGAGGCTTCCGCCTCGGCGGGCGGCGTGGGTTCGGGCGGGACCGGTGCGTCCGCCTCAGCCGGCGACACGGGCGGCGTGGGATCTGGTGGCACCGGCGCATCGGCCTCGGCCGGCGACAGCGGTGACTCCGGCGTCGGTGGCGTCGGCGGGGTGGCCAGCATCATCGTCAACGGCGTGCGGTACAGCACGACCGGCGCCGTCCTGAAGCTGCGCGACGCACCAGCACTTCAGCTAGGCATGACGGTCAAGGTCAACGGAGCGACCAATGCGGACTTCACCGCCGGCAATGCGACGGAGGTCGAATCGGCCGCCGACGCACGCGGCGTGGTCACTGCCGTGGACGTGGCGACCGGCAACCTGACGGTCCTCGGCACGACCATCAACACCGATGCAACAACCGTCTGGGGCAATCTCACAGGGCTGGGCGACGTCGCGCCTGGCATGACCCTTCAGGTGTGGGGCCTGCCGGCCGGCCCAGGGCTCCTACGGGCGACGCGTGTGGAATACCAGCCGGTGAACGCGCCCATCGTCACCGGCACGGTGCAGAACCTGGACTTGGGCAACGGCCGGTTCCAGCTAGGAAGCCTTGTGATCTTGTTCAGGCCGAACGATCTTCCAGCCGGCCTGACCGCTGGCGTGAACGTTCGGGTGCGCGCCAATGCGCAGCCTGCCGCCAGCGCGTTGGAAGCGGCCTCGGTCGAGCTCTGGTATCCGGTCTCGCTCAGGGACGGCACGCGGCGCCAGCTGGGCGGCGTGGTCACCGACTTCAGCGGCCCCGGCAGTTTCCGTGTGCTGGGCACGCCGGTGGATGCCTCCTCAGCGCAGGTCTCCGGCGGCCCGCTCGCGGCCATCGGCAACGGGGTCGAACTGGATGTGGCCGGCACGGTCGCCAACGGCGTGCTGGTCGCGACCAAGATCAGGATCAAGAAGACGCCGGGTGGTGCCAGTACGGCCTCGTTCACCGCCATGGGCACGATCAGCGCCTTCAAGTCGGCCGCCGACTTCAAGGTGAAGGGCCAGCGGGTGGACGCCAGCGGTGCCGGGGTTCGATTCGTCAGTGGTTCAGCGGCGAGCCTTGACGACGGAGCCAAGGTCACGATCACTGGGGATCGAATCGTTAGCGACGTGTTGATCGCGACCCAGGTCGCCTTCGATTGA
- a CDS encoding ketopantoate reductase C-terminal domain-containing protein, with amino-acid sequence MLATEDGAVLMRQAMAECRAVAAAEGHALSEADVQRLEGRLLDARSTWAASMMRDIASDSPRLESKAIVGGMLERAKRHGSDSPLTRAAYCHLQVYESRRRDRPGAVGGLADAG; translated from the coding sequence ATCCTCGCCACCGAGGACGGTGCGGTGCTCATGCGCCAGGCGATGGCCGAGTGCCGGGCGGTGGCCGCCGCAGAGGGTCATGCCCTGTCCGAAGCAGACGTCCAGCGACTCGAAGGGCGCCTCCTGGATGCTCGATCGACCTGGGCGGCCTCGATGATGCGTGACATCGCCTCGGATTCGCCGCGGCTGGAATCCAAGGCGATTGTGGGCGGCATGCTGGAGCGTGCGAAACGCCATGGCTCCGACAGCCCGCTCACGCGCGCCGCTTACTGCCATCTGCAGGTCTACGAAAGCCGTCGCAGGGACCGCCCCGGGGCCGTAGGCGGCCTCGCTGACGCTGGGTGA
- a CDS encoding alkene reductase, with amino-acid sequence MKLLEPLALGSHVLRNRVIMAPLVRARSDANRAPTELVDIYYAQRASAGLIVTEGCHISPQSTTRANASAHHTDLQNHAWTRVVDKVHAAGGIIFQQLYHVGRKALLSTLPPGELPVAPSAIAAVGGILTAGVLEAFPVPRALELHEIAPIVEDFRASCRRAGEAGFDGVEILAANGFLIDQFLRDETNRRTDSYGGPVENRARFLLEIVDAAIAELGADRVGVRISPHFRSDRIGDSDPVGTFSYVVKELDRRGIAYLHMLEGTTHDEDPFVPLYLRLSRKPSSKATGPGPVPGDPFLAPILRPLFKGPLILNGGYTRETAEQVLSQGLADAVAFGRLYISNPDLPERFRQKASLTEADPSTYYSGGPRGYIDYPTLSEQRLSEAAVSDIAAA; translated from the coding sequence ATGAAGCTTCTTGAACCCCTGGCGCTGGGATCGCACGTGTTGCGCAACCGCGTGATCATGGCGCCGCTCGTGCGTGCGCGTTCCGACGCGAACCGCGCACCGACCGAGCTGGTCGACATCTACTACGCTCAGCGCGCCTCGGCGGGGCTGATCGTTACCGAGGGGTGCCACATCTCGCCGCAGAGCACCACGCGGGCCAACGCCTCGGCGCACCACACCGACCTGCAGAACCACGCCTGGACGCGGGTTGTCGACAAGGTGCACGCCGCTGGCGGCATCATCTTCCAGCAGCTCTACCATGTCGGGCGCAAGGCCCTGCTGTCGACGCTGCCGCCGGGCGAGTTGCCCGTCGCCCCGTCGGCCATCGCGGCGGTCGGCGGCATCCTGACCGCGGGAGTGCTGGAGGCGTTCCCGGTGCCGCGCGCGCTCGAGCTCCACGAGATCGCACCAATCGTCGAGGACTTTCGCGCGTCCTGCCGCCGAGCTGGCGAGGCCGGCTTCGACGGCGTTGAGATCCTGGCGGCCAACGGCTTCCTGATCGACCAGTTTCTTCGCGACGAAACCAACCGGCGCACCGATTCCTACGGCGGCCCGGTGGAAAACCGCGCGCGCTTCCTGCTGGAAATCGTCGATGCAGCCATCGCCGAACTCGGTGCGGATCGGGTGGGCGTGCGCATCTCGCCGCACTTTCGCTCCGACCGCATCGGCGACTCGGACCCGGTGGGAACCTTCTCGTACGTGGTGAAAGAACTCGACCGCCGTGGCATCGCCTACCTGCACATGCTGGAGGGGACGACGCACGACGAAGACCCCTTCGTGCCGCTGTACCTCCGCCTCTCCAGAAAGCCCAGTTCGAAGGCCACAGGTCCTGGCCCGGTCCCGGGCGATCCGTTTCTCGCGCCGATCCTGCGGCCGCTCTTCAAAGGCCCGCTGATCCTCAACGGCGGCTACACCCGCGAGACCGCCGAGCAGGTGCTCTCGCAGGGCCTGGCCGATGCCGTGGCGTTCGGTCGCCTCTACATCTCGAACCCCGACCTGCCCGAGCGCTTCAGGCAGAAGGCGTCGCTCACCGAGGCCGACCCTTCGACTTACTACAGCGGCGGACCGCGCGGCTACATCGACTATCCGACGCTGTCCGAACAGCGCCTTTCCGAGGCCGCCGTGTCCGATATCGCGGCGGCGTGA
- a CDS encoding acyl-CoA dehydrogenase family protein produces MGHSDPLPLARISDELLADLRTEFAATAAAHDEQASFPHANFERLGGLNLLALTVPVTHGGLGGGLADAARVVGAVGGGEASTGLLLAMNYLMHHALARNQPQGYDAITQAAVEGRGVLNALQAEPELGSVIRGGLPGTVATQQTDGTWCVSGRKAYATGSPIVRWWLVGARTGTVDAPRLGTVLVPGDAPGLTVKPTWNHAGLRATASHEIEMVDVKVPAEYALGFHPPGAPELKARQAVVQVWNGLLIAALYDGIARAGRDWLHSFLHDRKPANLGAALATVPRLQTIVGEIETLLLINRTLIDDATHRADASPRLETLRAQQVKYTVTSNAIRILDLALSATGNHGLDRANPLERHYRDALCGRVHAPQADTVLLNVGKAALGV; encoded by the coding sequence ATGGGCCATTCCGACCCCCTGCCGCTCGCACGCATCAGCGACGAGCTCCTCGCCGATCTGCGCACCGAGTTCGCCGCGACGGCCGCCGCGCATGATGAGCAAGCCAGCTTCCCGCATGCAAACTTCGAGCGCCTCGGTGGATTGAACCTGCTCGCGCTGACGGTGCCGGTCACGCACGGCGGGCTCGGCGGCGGCCTGGCCGATGCCGCCCGCGTGGTCGGCGCCGTCGGCGGGGGCGAGGCCTCTACCGGCCTGCTGCTGGCGATGAATTACCTGATGCACCACGCGCTCGCGCGCAACCAGCCACAGGGCTACGACGCGATCACCCAAGCCGCCGTCGAAGGCCGCGGCGTACTCAATGCACTGCAGGCCGAGCCCGAACTCGGGTCGGTGATCCGCGGCGGCCTGCCAGGCACCGTGGCCACGCAGCAGACCGACGGCACGTGGTGCGTGAGTGGCCGCAAGGCCTATGCGACGGGCAGCCCGATCGTGCGCTGGTGGCTGGTGGGTGCGCGCACCGGTACCGTCGATGCGCCGCGCCTCGGCACGGTGCTGGTACCCGGCGATGCGCCCGGCCTCACGGTCAAGCCGACCTGGAACCATGCCGGCCTGCGCGCCACCGCCAGCCACGAGATCGAGATGGTCGACGTCAAAGTGCCGGCTGAGTACGCCCTGGGCTTCCACCCGCCGGGCGCCCCCGAGCTGAAGGCGCGGCAGGCCGTGGTGCAGGTCTGGAACGGCCTTTTGATCGCAGCGCTGTACGACGGCATCGCACGCGCCGGACGCGACTGGCTGCATAGCTTCCTGCACGACCGCAAGCCGGCCAACCTCGGCGCCGCGCTGGCCACCGTGCCGCGGCTGCAAACGATCGTGGGCGAGATCGAGACGCTGCTTCTGATCAACCGCACGCTGATCGACGACGCCACGCATCGTGCCGATGCCTCCCCGAGGCTCGAAACGCTGCGTGCGCAGCAGGTCAAGTACACCGTGACCAGCAACGCCATCCGCATCCTTGACCTGGCGCTCTCGGCCACCGGCAATCATGGCCTGGACCGCGCCAATCCGCTGGAGCGGCACTACCGTGACGCGCTGTGCGGCCGCGTGCATGCACCTCAGGCCGACACCGTGCTGCTGAACGTCGGCAAAGCCGCACTCGGCGTCTGA